GAAATCATGATCGTTGTCGCCATCATCGGCCTTTTGGCTGCGATCGCCATCCCTAACTTCGTGCACGCCCGCACGACCGCGCAGGCCAATGCTTGCATCAACAACCTCCGCCAGATTGACGGCGCGAAGCAGGAATGGGCTTTGGAAAACAAAGCGTCTGCTACCTCCACCCCGGCTGACAGCAACATCCAGCCTTATATGGGCCGTGGCGCTGGCGGATCGCTCCCGACCTGCCCGCTCGACTCGCAGAACACCTTCGACACGAGCTATACTGTCGGCAACCTCTCGACCGCTCCCCTCTGCAAAA
The sequence above is a segment of the Verrucomicrobiia bacterium genome. Coding sequences within it:
- a CDS encoding prepilin-type N-terminal cleavage/methylation domain-containing protein, yielding MKLNRSSKKGFTLIEIMIVVAIIGLLAAIAIPNFVHARTTAQANACINNLRQIDGAKQEWALENKASATSTPADSNIQPYMGRGAGGSLPTCPLDSQNTFDTSYTVGNLSTAPLCKISTTNHVLN